A single Synergistaceae bacterium DNA region contains:
- a CDS encoding argininosuccinate synthase has product MPEKKGKAVLAYSGGLDTSVAVMWLTEQGYDVITMTADVGQKDVDLRAAKSKALHSGAVKAYIFDLKKTFTENYVYPALKANAMYQGTYPLVSALSRPLIAKTLVDIANKEGAVAVAHGCTGKGQDQVRIEVCATALNPKIKVLAPVRDWHFTREAEIEYAQKHGIPVKATASSPYSIDDNLWGRSIECGLLEDPWNEPPEDAYEMTANPLEAPDTPEYIEIEFEGGIPAAMNGERMSGADLILRLNKIAGRHGIGRIDMIEDRLVGFKSRECYECPGSTVLLAAHRAMETLTLDKQVLKTKRELEVRFAELTYEGYWFSPLRDAINAFVNDTQRYVNGVVKMRLFKGQCVVRGLKTAKSIYRHDLATYSDGDTFDHSAAVGFINIWGLPVRTWTSTWPRQDEAEIPIEA; this is encoded by the coding sequence ATGCCGGAAAAGAAAGGAAAAGCGGTATTAGCCTACAGCGGGGGGCTTGACACCTCAGTAGCAGTAATGTGGCTGACAGAGCAGGGATATGACGTTATCACAATGACTGCTGACGTAGGGCAGAAGGATGTAGACCTTCGGGCCGCAAAATCGAAAGCATTGCACAGCGGAGCGGTGAAGGCATATATATTTGACCTGAAGAAGACATTTACCGAGAATTACGTTTATCCCGCGCTGAAGGCAAACGCTATGTATCAGGGAACGTACCCGCTTGTGTCGGCACTGTCGCGCCCGTTAATCGCAAAAACCCTCGTAGACATCGCCAACAAGGAAGGAGCAGTAGCAGTAGCCCACGGCTGTACGGGAAAGGGTCAGGATCAGGTAAGAATAGAAGTCTGCGCCACGGCACTAAATCCCAAAATCAAAGTGTTAGCCCCCGTAAGAGACTGGCATTTCACGCGGGAGGCCGAAATAGAATACGCGCAGAAGCACGGAATCCCCGTAAAGGCTACAGCGTCATCCCCCTACAGCATAGACGACAATCTCTGGGGACGCTCGATAGAATGCGGGCTGCTTGAAGATCCGTGGAACGAACCCCCGGAGGACGCTTACGAGATGACCGCCAACCCACTAGAAGCCCCCGACACTCCCGAATATATAGAGATAGAATTTGAGGGAGGGATTCCCGCGGCCATGAACGGCGAAAGGATGAGCGGTGCGGATTTGATTCTGAGGCTCAACAAGATAGCCGGCCGGCATGGAATCGGGCGTATTGACATGATTGAGGACAGACTAGTGGGCTTCAAGTCCCGCGAGTGCTACGAGTGTCCCGGCTCAACGGTGCTTCTTGCGGCTCACAGGGCAATGGAGACTCTTACGCTCGACAAGCAGGTGCTGAAGACAAAGCGCGAGCTTGAGGTGAGATTCGCGGAATTAACCTACGAGGGCTACTGGTTCTCGCCTCTGCGCGACGCGATTAACGCATTCGTGAATGACACACAGCGATATGTGAACGGAGTCGTGAAAATGCGGCTCTTCAAGGGTCAGTGCGTTGTGAGGGGACTCAAGACGGCCAAGAGCATTTACCGCCACGACCTTGCGACATATTCGGATGGCGACACGTTCGATCATTCTGCGGCTGTCGGGTTCATCAACATCTGGGGATTGCCCGTAAGGACATGGACATCGACATGGCCGCGTCAGGATGAGGCCGAAATACCGATAGAGGCGTAG
- a CDS encoding alpha/beta hydrolase, producing MKKVCTVLLLLALFCGITSAENFPAWDIVDMAAPEIKQSIKASSPLMLNNETLPSLRRGMSPSPESLPKNERVNVRNETLPSGLRVRVYTPKTVMKEYPALLWLHGGGHILGTPEIDEALSLRIADGLGFIVAAPDYRLAPEHPYPADVDDCYGALVWMTEKLPVRKDRVAVAGQSAGGGLAASVALMARDNKGPAIHFQMPLYPMLDYRSITPSSYQLQDHRVSWCRDFNIFAWKMYLAGVSNDVPAYASPALAEDLSGLPPAYIMVGMLDPLRDEAITYAQRLMTAGVPVELHVIPGGTHAFEAIFTDAAISVRAVNEYVNALKEGMK from the coding sequence ATGAAAAAAGTTTGCACTGTATTATTATTACTTGCGCTGTTTTGCGGCATAACGTCAGCAGAAAATTTCCCTGCCTGGGATATTGTTGACATGGCCGCCCCTGAGATTAAGCAGTCCATCAAAGCAAGCTCCCCCCTCATGCTGAACAATGAGACTCTCCCCTCCCTGCGCCGGGGAATGTCGCCGTCTCCCGAATCGCTGCCCAAAAATGAACGAGTCAATGTCCGCAATGAGACTCTCCCTTCAGGACTCCGCGTCAGAGTCTACACGCCGAAAACGGTCATGAAGGAATATCCTGCGCTGCTGTGGCTTCACGGAGGCGGGCATATTCTTGGGACTCCTGAGATAGACGAGGCTTTATCGCTGAGGATTGCTGACGGACTCGGCTTTATTGTCGCAGCTCCTGATTACCGTCTGGCACCTGAGCACCCTTACCCCGCTGACGTTGATGACTGTTACGGGGCTTTAGTGTGGATGACGGAAAAACTGCCGGTGAGAAAAGACCGTGTTGCCGTTGCAGGACAGAGCGCAGGAGGAGGATTAGCCGCTTCCGTTGCGCTTATGGCGCGTGATAATAAAGGCCCGGCGATTCACTTTCAGATGCCGCTGTACCCGATGTTAGACTACAGGAGCATAACGCCGTCATCGTATCAGCTTCAGGATCACCGCGTTTCATGGTGCAGGGACTTCAACATTTTTGCGTGGAAAATGTATCTTGCCGGAGTGAGCAATGATGTTCCGGCGTATGCGTCGCCTGCGCTGGCTGAAGATTTGTCCGGGCTTCCTCCTGCGTATATCATGGTAGGGATGCTTGACCCGTTAAGGGATGAGGCAATAACTTACGCGCAAAGGCTCATGACAGCGGGAGTGCCTGTTGAGCTGCATGTGATTCCGGGAGGGACTCACGCTTTTGAGGCCATATTCACTGACGCGGCAATAAGCGTTAGGGCTGTGAATGAATATGTGAACGCGCTGAAAGAGGGCATGAAGTAG
- a CDS encoding site-2 protease family protein, protein MRLLRDPVTLLLTVPALLWALSFHEFCHGLAAYLVGDRTAERYGRLTLNPLAHFDVVGTLMLLFVGFGWAKPVPINTRYFRHPKRDLIIVSLAGVAGNILTAIISVLFLRYFGEWWYGLTGRAGLTVIIQMISINMGLAAFNLIPIPPLDGSRVLEAFLPYRYMEYYYWLERYGMIILLVLLMTGIINVIFEPIMNILWYFLPF, encoded by the coding sequence ATGAGATTATTGCGTGATCCTGTTACGTTATTGCTGACTGTTCCGGCGTTATTGTGGGCACTGTCGTTCCATGAATTTTGCCACGGGCTTGCGGCATACCTTGTGGGCGACAGGACAGCGGAGAGATACGGACGCTTGACGCTTAACCCGCTGGCGCATTTTGATGTTGTCGGGACATTGATGTTATTGTTCGTGGGATTCGGATGGGCAAAGCCTGTGCCGATTAACACGCGGTATTTCAGGCACCCTAAGCGGGATTTGATTATTGTCTCGCTTGCGGGCGTTGCGGGGAATATTCTGACGGCAATAATATCGGTGCTGTTCCTGCGATATTTCGGGGAATGGTGGTACGGTCTGACGGGCCGGGCGGGGCTTACTGTCATTATTCAGATGATAAGCATAAACATGGGACTTGCGGCGTTCAACCTGATACCGATTCCGCCTCTTGACGGCTCGCGGGTTCTTGAGGCGTTCCTGCCGTACAGGTACATGGAATATTATTACTGGCTTGAGCGTTACGGGATGATTATACTGTTAGTGTTACTGATGACGGGAATAATCAACGTGATATTTGAGCCGATAATGAATATTTTGTGGTACTTCCTGCCGTTTTAG